From the genome of Methanobacterium formicicum:
ATATCCCCATTATCTAGTTTGAATATAGATTTCAATAGTATTTGATTCCTTAAATAGTTTTAAACTAAGTATCATAAACCAGCAGTTGAGACTTAAAAATTATGCAAAAAAATATTTTCTTTAATAATATACTTTTTTCTATGAAAAATGTGCTTCATAAGAAAAATTTTCAAAAAAAAGGAGATTAAATCAATAAAAAAAATGATGATGCCCCTTTAGATTTTCCCGAGATCAAGACTTCCATAACCCGTGAATATTGCAGTAGCTTCGTATCTGGGTTACTGTATCTGGATCAACTGGAAATTCTGCTTCTGGCTGGTCTCCGGGTTTTAGAAGCTGGACGAAAACCTGGTCACCCGTGGCTAGCTCCACCCACTCAATGTGGTGATTTTCCTCCATGGGATGGGCTACTTCTCCCACTTTAACCCTCACTCCCTGGGCTGTTTTTTCCATAAGTGGCCGGTGTTTCAGGGCCCCCTCATCATCCTGCCTTTCTTTCAAGAGTTCCATGGGCACTTCACAGCAAACCAGCTTACCCTGGCCGGCACACCGCACATCCACAATATTTCCACAAACATCACAGCGATAGATCTGTCCTTTTTCCGTCATTTGAACCCTCAATTATTTTTTTAATATATT
Proteins encoded in this window:
- a CDS encoding desulfoferrodoxin, whose amino-acid sequence is MTEKGQIYRCDVCGNIVDVRCAGQGKLVCCEVPMELLKERQDDEGALKHRPLMEKTAQGVRVKVGEVAHPMEENHHIEWVELATGDQVFVQLLKPGDQPEAEFPVDPDTVTQIRSYCNIHGLWKS